A stretch of DNA from Triticum dicoccoides isolate Atlit2015 ecotype Zavitan chromosome 2A, WEW_v2.0, whole genome shotgun sequence:
CCTTGGGTACGACACTGTCGCTGAATATGCTGTAAGATCACGAGTCCCTCTGTTTTCACTGTTTGAGTATACATTGTTCTAGTCTTTTCGCTTCTCTATTTATTGGATGATGATATGAAACACACGCAAATGCACACGCTGCTTCATGAGAAAAAAAGTATTACGGAGGCGAAAAAAGTAGGAGGAAAGTTGCTCCTGGACGTGTTATGTGTTCAAATATGCAATGCAGCTTTAATTATGTATTTATGGTACATGCATGATTTAAAGGTCCAAACACACCTAAATTCAAAATCACTCTGTGTTTGTGTGTTTGTCTCTTCATCAGAATGGCTCTGCTTCATTCGGAGCGACGGTTGGGCGCGTAGCCAACAGAATCGCAAACGCCTGCTTTGTTCTTGACGGCAAAACCTATCACCTTCTCCGTAACGACGGCAACAACACGATTCACGGCATGCTTCATACTTCACTTTCATCTATTTTTCTAAACCCCATGCATAACGATATGGTAAGATTGATAAGTTTGATCCCATCATCTTCTTGCTGCTTGTTTAGGAGGCCCCAAGGGGTTCGGCAAGGTCATTTGGACGGTGAAGGAGCATGTGAGCCATGGTGACTCCCCATACATCACCTTCTACTACCACAGCTTGGACGGAGAGCAAGGTAACTAATATGAAGAAAAATTGCCAAGTTTTTGCTCATCGGTTAATCTGACACCGTGGTATGGAATTTGCTGAATCAAAGAAACCAAGTTAGAAAAGGCCTCCCTAATGGGCTGAAAAATGCATCCTATACGGTTTAGGCGTCCCTTAGTGAACATCCTCTGTTGATAAGGGGGTCCTATTCCCCCAAGCGGCTCACGGCTAAAAGTGTTTGGGTCATGTGTATCTTTCGAAACGGCCACCTCCAAGGAGCCATTTGGGTTGTGCACCAACTTCACAAATGGCCCTCTCTGTGCGTCCGTTTGCATGTCAAAAACACCTACAATTGAATAATCTTCTATTTTTGGCTAATAGATGAAAACATCAACATTGACATAGTTTATTATATGCAGCACTGAAACTTCAACATAAGCTCATACATTCATCATTTCCCCACAGAACATTAACATATCTCAGATGATCTTCATATCCTAGAATATATCAAATTTTGTTTTCTTGGTTGTGTTGTTGCCTCCATGTGTTCTTTGCCACAGGAGCATTCTTTGTTATAACAGAGCTCCAAGCATTTAACAAAATAACAGAATTAATCACACTGTTAAACAATTAACCAAATTGGTTAAAACAAAAttaaaatgaagcatatataaattAACACACAGTATACTCATGGATTTTACAATAAGACACAATGAAACAGACCGGCTAGGGGATCAACCTGAACTAGGGCGGAAATCAACTAGGGCACATGCACGCATGTCTGCTTGGGCTAAGCTCAACGTCGGCGCATCTCCGGCATCCGTGTAACTCTACATGACTCCGTGCCCTCCGAGTAATGCTACCTGCTTCCATAGCCACCCTGATCTAGAGGAGGATAACTGATGATACTGCATCTGCCGTGACAGTTTGGGACGAGCTTTTCATTTTGTTCATTTTTGTATTAGCGTACATTGAGTCGCAACTATACTATAGGGCTGATTTGCACTTGTTCCTAAGAACAATCATGTTTGGGCAATGCAGGATTCCCAGGCGCCCTCGACGTGTACGTGAAGTACCAGCTGTCCCGCCCGTACGACCTGAGTATCCGCATGAACGTGACTGCGAGGAACAAGGCGACGCCAGTGAACCTCGCGAACCACGCGTACTGGAACCTGGCCGGTCACGGCAGCGGCGACGTCCTCAAGCACGAGCTCCAGATGTTCGCCTCACACTACACCCCTGTCGACGGGTCCATGATACCGACGGGCGAGGTCACGCCCGTGGCCGGCACGATGTACGACTTCGGCAGGCGGATCCCCGTGGGCACCAAGATGAAGGTcgtcccgggcggcggcggcgggtacgACATGAACTACGCCGTGGACGGGCAGCAGAACGCGATGCGGCCGGTGGCGCGCGTCCTGGAGCCCAAGTCCGGGCGGGCGTTCGAGCTGTGGGCGAACCAGCCCGGCGTGCAGTTCTACACCGCCAGCTGGCTCATCAACGAGAAGGGGAAGGCCGGGAAGGTGTACGGGCAGTACGGCGCGCTGTGCCTGGAGACGCAGGCGTACCCCGACGCCGTCAACCACCCCAACTTCCCGTCGTCCATCGTGAGGCCCGGCCAGGTGTACAAGCACGACATGGTCTTCAGGTTCTCCTACCAGGCCACCTACGACGCGTGAGACGTAGTAGTGCTTGATCGTCCGTCGTTTCTTGTGGACTCTGCGGTAACAttttggtagcttgtgtaataagaTGTGGCATTGGGACGAGGACATGAGGTTGCTGTCATTTGACCGCGTAATAAAATGCCGCTTCTACTGGAGTATTGTGCCGAATGCCTTTGGCAACTTATGGTCGTGCAAAGTGGATCGCATATTATTCATATGGAGAACTCGGTCAGTCTGTTGTGCAAGTATCTTCAAACGATCTATGACTAATCAACTTGTTAGTTCTATTCAGTGCCTCCTCTTTCTTCTGTCTTTAACGTATAAACCAGTAATCTGCTCTTGTTTTTTGgttgagagggtgatagtgtgtacTGGTTTGCTCGTGGGTTGAGGCCAAATACTGGGGACATTACACGCGCTGCGGAGGGAGGAGGCATCGTGGAGGCCCGGGCGATGGGCAGGCCAGCGCCTGCTTGCTTACTCGGTCCACCTGGTTGGGCGTGGCGCTAGGCACTACTACTTGTATGAAACAAGCACAAAATATAATCGAGAGAATTGATCACGCCTTCTTTAGGCCAGTTCTTTTCTGAGGTTGCAGTTTCAGATTATGTGATGAGTTGTGTGCTGAAAATGTCTGTAATGTTCCTGAACTGAAACCGTGTGCTGAATTGCTAACATTTAATTGTTTCGAACAATTTCTCTCGTCGAATATGAGCACGAAACAGTTTATGAATGTTATATTAAGTACATATTAGATATACGTGTTGTAACATAACCTGTATTTGTACGGTTCCCTCTTATAAATATATGACAGCCGTACCCACCAAGGGCATCGAGCACTGTTCCAAACTCTAATTTGTCTAACATGGTATCAGGCGACGCGTTCGATCCGCGTCGTGCTTCCGCTTCCTCTGCCGCCGTCGCGTCAGCCTTCGCCGCCGTCAACCCTGGCGACGGAATCGCCGTTCATGGCGCCCACCCCGCTCGCCTGGGCCCGTCCGACCGCATCGGGGTCGCGCCCGCCAGCGCCCCGATCGCCCGCGCCTTCGCTCGCCCGTGATGCAGCCCTGGCGCCAAACTCCTTCGATCCCGCGCCGCCGAACTCCTTTGATCCCGCGCAGCCGTCCAACGATGCATCCCTGGCGTCAAACTACGGTGCCCCCATGCAGGATCGGGGTCGCGCCCCTGCACAGCTGCCTTATGGTGCCACTGCGAACTATGTTGCGCCGCCGGCTTCAGGCCCTCGTGGTACCTCCGTCCAGGTGTCGTATGGCGGGCCGTATCCAGCACCGTACGTCGCGCCAGCGCCGTATGCTTCGTCCTCCGCGGTGCCCTACGAGGCGTCGTATGGCGCGCCCTACGCTGCCCCTGTGTCGTACGTCGTGTCGCTGCAGCCCTACGGCGTACCCCCTACGGCGCCCTACGATCATCACCAACACTACCGTACGTCTCCGTCGGCCGATGCGCTGATTCCGTACAATGCTCCTCCGACGTACGACTCGCAGCTCTCCGCACCGGTGGCTGAACCAGGACCGTTCCACTTCGCTCATCTGGTGACGGTGAAGCTCTCTGCTGACAACTACCTCTTGTGGCGCGCTCAGGTGTTGCCGCTAATGCGTAGTCACTACCTTGAGGGGTATGTCGACGGTACGCTGTCGTGTCCCCCGGCCATGGTTCCGATGCCCTCGGTTGCTGGTGGCTTCGTCATGGTGTCCAAACCTGCTCATCGTCGGTGGATCGCTCAGGATCAAGCTATTCTGGGTTCCATTCAGTCCTCGCTCACTCCCTCCGTGGCCGGCATGGTGGTCGTTGCCGCGACGTCGAGGGATGCATGGGCCACGCTCGACTCCAGCTTTTCCTCGCAGTCGCTGGCCCGTTCCTCTGCCATTCGTAACCAGCTGGGTGAGGTCAAGAAAAATGATCTCTCCGTCACGGCCTTCTTCAACAAGGTCAAAAGTTTGGCTGATACACTGTCgtctattgggaagcctcttcgtgACGAAGAGTTTACTTCGTTCATTCTCAATGGGCTTGACGAGGACTATGATTCTCTTGTTGAAAATATCAATGGACGTGACACGCCGATGCCGCCTCGCGACCT
This window harbors:
- the LOC119355361 gene encoding galactose mutarotase-like; translated protein: MMARAALLPVALLLCLALAGGANAARKSTAGFYELKNKKGDFSIKVTNWGAALVSAIVPDGKGNLADVVLGYDTVAEYANGSASFGATVGRVANRIANACFVLDGKTYHLLRNDGNNTIHGGPKGFGKVIWTVKEHVSHGDSPYITFYYHSLDGEQGFPGALDVYVKYQLSRPYDLSIRMNVTARNKATPVNLANHAYWNLAGHGSGDVLKHELQMFASHYTPVDGSMIPTGEVTPVAGTMYDFGRRIPVGTKMKVVPGGGGGYDMNYAVDGQQNAMRPVARVLEPKSGRAFELWANQPGVQFYTASWLINEKGKAGKVYGQYGALCLETQAYPDAVNHPNFPSSIVRPGQVYKHDMVFRFSYQATYDA